Genomic window (Egicoccus halophilus):
AGCCGGTCGGGGTCACGCATCGCGTGTGCCAGCCAGAACCCGATCACGCCCTGCGACCGGCTCATCAGCGCGGCTGGCGCGACCGGGGTCGGCGGCCGACGCGACGCCATCCCGTAGAACACCAGCCGCCCGAAGGGCGCGAGCGCGGCCAGGCTCGCGTCGGTCGTCGGGCCGCCGACCATCTCCAGCACGACGTCCACCCGCCGGCCGCCGTTGGCGTCCCGCAGGGCGGACGCGAGGTCGTCGACGCCGGCGTCCACCGCCACGTCCGCCCCCAGCTCACGCGCCAGCTCGCGCTTCTCCTCGCTGGAGGCGACGGCCACGATCCGGCCGGCGCCCCACCGTCGTGCCAGCTGCACCGCCAGGGTTCCCACCCCGCCGGCGGCGGCGTGCACGACCACCGACTCGCCCGCCTGGAGCCGGGCCGAGGTCCGCAGCAGGTGCCAGGCGGTCGTGCCCTGAAGCACCAGCGCCAGTGCCTGTCCGTCGTCGACCTCGTCGGGGACCGCGAAGGTCAGGGCCTCAGCCGCGACGGCTCGCTCGGCGTAGCCGCCGCCGGCGAGCAGCGCGACGACCCGACGGCCGTCGGGCGTGGTGCCCACCGCCTCGGCGCCCGGGACCAGCGGCAGCGACGACGGTGCCAGATAGGAGTTCTCGGCCTGATGGGTGTCGGCGTAGTTGCAGCCGGCGGCCGACACCTCGAGCAGCACCTCGCCGTCGCCGGCGGTGGGTTCCGCCTCGTCGTCGACGAACTGCAGGACCTCGGGGCCTCCGAACTCGGTGATACGGATCGCGCGCACGGTTCCTCCGGTGCTCGTGGGTCGTTCGGGCGGTCAGCCGGCCCGGGTCACGTCGACGACGGCGGCATCGACGGCCGCGACCAGGTCGGCGGGGGACAGCAGCAGCGACACGCCGTGCGCGCCACCCCCGACGGCGATGCGCTCGGCAGCGGCGGCCTCGGCGTCGACGACCACCGGCAGGGGTCGCACCGTCCCCAGCGGGGTGATCGTCCCGCGCTCGTAGCCGGTCGCCGCGCGGGCCTCGTCGGCGTCGGGCAACGACAGCCGGGAGACGCCGAGGTGGGCCCGCAGCTTGGGCCAGTCGAGCTGCCGTGAGCCGGGCACGACCACCAGCAGGTGCTCGCCCTCGGCACGCCGCACGACCAGCGTCTTGCACAGCCGGTCGACCGGCACGCCGAGGCGGTCGGCGGCCTCCTCGAGGCTGCCGGCCCGTTCGATGACCCGGACCTCGTGGTCGATGCCGAGTTCCTCGGCCGCCTCCACGGCCCGGGTGCGCGGTGGCGTGGTCACGGGTCGTCTCCTTCCTCCTCGAGGGTGGCGCGCTCCTGGCGGGACTCGACGAAGAACGCGCCCAACGTTCCCGCCAGGGACGCGAACACGATGATCGCGTACACGGTCAGGACCAGGCTCAGCAGCCGGCCGGCCAACGTCACCGGCGTGTGCACGAGGTTCGAGGCGATCGCGAGGTTGGCCGACCAGTACAGCGCATCACCGAGCGAGGCGACGGCTCCGTCGCGGCCGCGCTCGAGCACGTACAGCAGCTGCCCACCGCCCAGCGCCACGATCCCGGTCGTGACCGCGAGGAACTGCAGCCGGCCGGCCGCCAGCCCGCGCGCCGTCCCCACGGCGCGGTAGGACGAACCGACCACCCGGGCGGCCGGGAGCACCCGCACCACCCGCAGCGCCCGGGCGATGCGCAGCACCCGCAGGACCGGCAGCACCAGGAACAACAGCGAGGGCCACCGACGGCGCAGGAACCGGCCGGGGTGCCCCGACACGGCCAGCTTCACCACGAACTCGACCACGAACACGATCCAGATCACGTTGCCGGCCGTGGCCAGTACCGGACGCTGCTCGCCGGGGGCCACCAGTTCGTAGGCGACCAGTGCGGCCCACACGACCGCGAGGACGGCCATGGGCACGTCCAGGCGGCGCTCGAGCACCGCGGCCAGCCGCTCCCGCGGCGAGAACTCGTCGTCCGGGTCCGGATCGAGGGTGGAAGCGGCGTCGTCGTTCACACCGGGCCAGCGACGGTCACGGCTGCAGCAGCAGCTTGCCGGCGGTCTGCCCGGACTCGAGGTCCCGATGGGCCTGCGCCACCTCGTCGAGGGCGTGGCGTGCGTGCACGTGCACCTCGAGTTGCTCCTGCGAGACCAGCTCGAACAGGGCGTTGGCCCGCCACTCGAGCGCGTCCGACGTCGCGACGTAGTCGTGCAGCGACGGACGCGTGAGGTACAGCGACCCCTTGGCGTTGAGCACCTGCGGGTCGAGCGGTTCGACCTTGCCCGACGACGCGCCGTAGAGGACGAGCATGCCGCGCGGGTGCAGGGCGTCGAGCGAGGCGGCGAACGTGTCGCGCCCCACCGAGTCGTAGGCCACGTCGACGCCCTGACCGTCGGTGTGCTCCCGCACCGCGGCGACCAGGTCGACGTCGCGATACCGGATCACCTCGTCGGCACCCAGCCGGCGGACCTCCGCCTCCTTGTCGTCGGTGGACGTGCAGGCCAGTACGCGTGCGCCGCGCCGCTTGGCCAGCTGCACCAACAGGCGACCGACCCCACCGGCCGCGGCGTACACCAGCGCCGTGTCGTCGCTGCCCAGCTTGTAGGTGGAACTGGTCAGGTAGTGGGCGGTGAGGCCCTGCAGCATCAGCGCGGCGGCCAGATCCGGCTCGACCCCCTCGGGGACCAGCACGGTGCGATCGGCGGCGACACTCGTCAGCTGCGCGTACGAGCCGAGCTGGTCGGCCCAGGCCACCCGGTCGCCCTCACGTCGATGCTCGACGCCCTCGCCGACGGCGCGAACGACGCCGGCGCCCTCGAGCCCCAGGCCGCTGGGGAGCTCGAGCGGGTAGGCACCGCTGCGCTGGTAGGTGTCGACGAAGTTGACGCCCGCCGCGAGCACCTCGACGACGAGCTCGCCGGGGCCCGGACGCGGCTCGTCGGCATCCTCGACCCGCAGTACCTCGGGCCCACCGTTCTCGTGGAATCGCACGGCACGCACGGCGCTCGGTCTCCTCGTCGGCTGCCGACCACGCTAGTGGCGTGCAGCGACGCGTCCGCAGCCGCCGACCCCGTCCGGTGGTCGTCGTCGGCCGCCCGTGGCTAGGGTGCCGCCGCCGAACGGGACAGGAGACGGCCGTGGCGAGTCCGCAACCGGGCGCCGCGCTGGCGTTGATCGCCCACGACGCCCGCAAGGACGAGCTGGTGGCGTTCTGTGAGCGTCGTCGCGACGAGCTGGCCTGCTTCCGGCTGCTGGCGACCGGCACGACCGGTGGGCGCAT
Coding sequences:
- a CDS encoding quinone oxidoreductase family protein, whose protein sequence is MRAVRFHENGGPEVLRVEDADEPRPGPGELVVEVLAAGVNFVDTYQRSGAYPLELPSGLGLEGAGVVRAVGEGVEHRREGDRVAWADQLGSYAQLTSVAADRTVLVPEGVEPDLAAALMLQGLTAHYLTSSTYKLGSDDTALVYAAAGGVGRLLVQLAKRRGARVLACTSTDDKEAEVRRLGADEVIRYRDVDLVAAVREHTDGQGVDVAYDSVGRDTFAASLDALHPRGMLVLYGASSGKVEPLDPQVLNAKGSLYLTRPSLHDYVATSDALEWRANALFELVSQEQLEVHVHARHALDEVAQAHRDLESGQTAGKLLLQP
- a CDS encoding ion transporter, which translates into the protein MNDDAASTLDPDPDDEFSPRERLAAVLERRLDVPMAVLAVVWAALVAYELVAPGEQRPVLATAGNVIWIVFVVEFVVKLAVSGHPGRFLRRRWPSLLFLVLPVLRVLRIARALRVVRVLPAARVVGSSYRAVGTARGLAAGRLQFLAVTTGIVALGGGQLLYVLERGRDGAVASLGDALYWSANLAIASNLVHTPVTLAGRLLSLVLTVYAIIVFASLAGTLGAFFVESRQERATLEEEGDDP
- a CDS encoding quinone oxidoreductase family protein; the protein is MRAIRITEFGGPEVLQFVDDEAEPTAGDGEVLLEVSAAGCNYADTHQAENSYLAPSSLPLVPGAEAVGTTPDGRRVVALLAGGGYAERAVAAEALTFAVPDEVDDGQALALVLQGTTAWHLLRTSARLQAGESVVVHAAAGGVGTLAVQLARRWGAGRIVAVASSEEKRELARELGADVAVDAGVDDLASALRDANGGRRVDVVLEMVGGPTTDASLAALAPFGRLVFYGMASRRPPTPVAPAALMSRSQGVIGFWLAHAMRDPDRLLAEPMRELFSLTAAGDLRPVVGGTYALSDAAQAHRDLRERRTVGKVWLDPGR
- a CDS encoding aminoacyl-tRNA deacylase; translation: MTTPPRTRAVEAAEELGIDHEVRVIERAGSLEEAADRLGVPVDRLCKTLVVRRAEGEHLLVVVPGSRQLDWPKLRAHLGVSRLSLPDADEARAATGYERGTITPLGTVRPLPVVVDAEAAAAERIAVGGGAHGVSLLLSPADLVAAVDAAVVDVTRAG